Proteins from one Microbacterium proteolyticum genomic window:
- a CDS encoding carbon-nitrogen hydrolase family protein: protein MTHDSVGVAVAQFAPAASKQTNLDAIGDLARTAAARGARVIVFPEYSSYFVDPFDTSLSENAEDLGGPFTSALQALAAELDVVLVAGLVERADDGRRVRNAIVAVGGAGIRAVYRKLHLYDAFGQRESDWVAPGEIAPPETFEVDGLRFGLMTCYDLRFPEVARTLADAGVDVALVPAEWVRGPLKEHHWTTLLTARAIENTFFVAGADHPPPLGVGHSTVIDPQGVALATIGTATDVVVAHIDPGAIARVRRVNPALDLRRFRVTPR from the coding sequence ATGACGCACGACAGCGTGGGAGTGGCGGTGGCGCAGTTCGCCCCGGCCGCGTCGAAGCAGACCAACCTGGATGCCATCGGCGATCTCGCCCGCACGGCCGCGGCCCGCGGTGCACGGGTGATCGTCTTCCCCGAGTACTCCAGCTACTTCGTCGACCCGTTCGACACCTCTCTCTCCGAGAACGCCGAAGACCTGGGCGGTCCGTTCACGAGCGCACTCCAGGCCCTCGCCGCCGAGTTGGACGTCGTGCTCGTCGCGGGGCTCGTGGAGCGGGCCGACGACGGGCGTCGCGTGCGCAATGCCATCGTGGCCGTCGGGGGAGCCGGCATCCGGGCCGTGTATCGCAAGCTGCATCTCTACGACGCGTTCGGCCAGCGGGAGTCGGACTGGGTGGCCCCCGGCGAGATCGCGCCTCCCGAGACCTTCGAGGTGGACGGTCTGCGCTTTGGCCTCATGACCTGCTACGACCTGCGGTTCCCCGAGGTGGCGAGGACCCTCGCCGACGCGGGGGTGGACGTGGCGCTCGTTCCTGCGGAGTGGGTGCGCGGCCCGCTGAAGGAGCATCACTGGACGACGCTGCTCACGGCGCGCGCGATCGAGAACACGTTCTTCGTCGCCGGCGCCGACCACCCGCCACCGCTCGGGGTCGGTCACTCGACGGTCATCGACCCGCAGGGCGTCGCGCTCGCCACGATCGGGACGGCCACCGACGTCGTCGTCGCCCACATCGATCCCGGCGCGATCGCCCGGGTGCGGCGCGTGAACCCGGCGCTCGACCTGCGCCGT
- a CDS encoding DUF6328 family protein, which produces MLTPTDDPRDDLRDGRPESAAQRADRNWADVLQELRVLQTGTQILTGFLLALAFQPAFADLSGPQRTGYLVLVGLSALTAILALAPVALHRAVFHRGVKPVVVRFGHRALIAALTAVAVLLTGVVAFVFDVVVGVEAAVIAVVVLVVVILVLWVVGPAVLRRLSGENRISGESRSGDEKGRG; this is translated from the coding sequence ATGCTGACCCCCACCGACGACCCGCGCGACGACCTCCGCGACGGCCGCCCCGAGAGTGCGGCGCAGCGCGCCGACCGCAACTGGGCGGACGTCCTGCAGGAACTCCGGGTGCTGCAGACCGGTACCCAGATCCTCACGGGCTTCCTCCTGGCGCTGGCGTTCCAGCCGGCCTTCGCGGACCTGAGTGGACCGCAGCGCACCGGCTACCTCGTACTCGTCGGACTCTCCGCGCTGACCGCGATCCTCGCTCTCGCCCCGGTCGCGCTGCACCGAGCGGTCTTCCACCGCGGTGTGAAGCCCGTCGTCGTCCGGTTCGGTCATCGTGCCCTCATCGCCGCGCTCACCGCGGTAGCGGTGCTGCTCACCGGCGTCGTGGCGTTCGTGTTCGACGTGGTCGTCGGTGTCGAAGCCGCCGTGATCGCCGTGGTCGTGCTCGTGGTCGTGATCCTCGTACTGTGGGTCGTGGGTCCGGCGGTCCTGCGCCGGCTCAGCGGCGAGAACCGGATCAGCGGTGAGAGCCGGTCCGGCGACGAGAAGGGACGCGGATGA
- a CDS encoding formylglycine-generating enzyme family protein, whose amino-acid sequence MSDVEMTRIPAGSVLRGDQRGEDRREITVEAFDIGVYPVTEEQMAEILGITAQNPRRPAVQVSWLRAVRFCNALSEWEGRDPVYAYDGEVVDWDTEADGFRLPTEDEWEYACRAGSTGSTYGPIAEIAWTAGDGLRGPVEVGGRLPNLHGLFDILGNVSEWCWDLFAPETSDARVFRGGGWSDARAVVRASARRGANPRAIFDDVGLRVARGALNRTR is encoded by the coding sequence ATGAGCGACGTCGAGATGACCCGCATCCCCGCCGGAAGCGTGCTGCGCGGAGACCAGCGGGGCGAGGACCGCCGCGAGATCACCGTCGAGGCGTTCGACATCGGTGTCTACCCGGTGACCGAGGAGCAGATGGCGGAGATCCTCGGCATCACGGCCCAGAACCCGCGCCGCCCCGCCGTGCAGGTGAGCTGGTTGCGCGCGGTGCGCTTCTGCAACGCGCTGAGCGAGTGGGAGGGCCGGGATCCCGTCTACGCGTACGACGGCGAAGTCGTCGACTGGGACACGGAGGCCGACGGCTTCCGACTGCCGACCGAGGACGAGTGGGAGTACGCGTGCCGGGCGGGATCCACAGGATCCACCTACGGACCGATCGCCGAGATTGCGTGGACCGCAGGCGACGGCCTGCGCGGACCGGTCGAGGTCGGCGGACGCCTTCCGAACCTCCACGGCCTCTTCGACATCCTCGGCAACGTGTCGGAGTGGTGCTGGGATCTCTTCGCGCCCGAGACGAGCGACGCCCGGGTGTTCCGCGGCGGCGGGTGGAGCGATGCGCGCGCGGTCGTCCGCGCCTCCGCGCGTCGCGGCGCCAATCCGCGCGCGATCTTCGACGATGTCGGCCTCCGCGTGGCGCGCGGGGCACTCAATCGGACCCGCTGA
- a CDS encoding MarR family winged helix-turn-helix transcriptional regulator, whose product MSVVDAFRANRPGVVRAMESVRALSDALDRMNSGMKGDMDMNASDLATLRMLIIREQRGQMVSPHDVASHLRISTASTTKLLDRLAASGHLERRPHPSDGRARVVVLTPKSRAEFFRHFGAHLAAMVAVAEGFSDEQLATIAEFVDGLSEAISGSD is encoded by the coding sequence GTGTCCGTCGTCGACGCCTTTCGTGCTAACAGACCCGGTGTCGTCCGTGCGATGGAGTCGGTCCGCGCTCTGAGCGATGCCCTCGACCGCATGAACAGCGGCATGAAGGGCGACATGGACATGAACGCCAGCGACCTCGCGACGCTGCGGATGCTGATCATCCGCGAGCAGCGCGGACAGATGGTCAGCCCGCACGATGTGGCATCTCACCTGCGGATCTCCACGGCGTCCACGACCAAGCTGCTCGATCGGCTCGCGGCGTCCGGGCATCTCGAGCGGCGTCCGCACCCCTCCGACGGCCGGGCGCGCGTGGTGGTCCTGACGCCGAAATCCCGAGCGGAGTTCTTCCGGCACTTCGGTGCGCACCTCGCGGCGATGGTCGCGGTGGCGGAAGGATTCTCCGACGAGCAGCTCGCGACGATCGCCGAGTTCGTCGACGGACTGAGCGAGGCGATCAGCGGGTCCGATTGA
- the idi gene encoding isopentenyl-diphosphate Delta-isomerase yields the protein MSETEYVVLLDDWGNEIGTAPKASVHGTDTALHLAFSCHVVNADGQVLVTRRALDKKTWPGVWTNSFCGHPGPAEPVLQAVHRRAAFEVGLTISDVELALPLFRYRAVDASGIVEHEICPVYVARTHEEPRLNPSEVAESRWVDPADLAAALEATPWAFSPWLVLQAQQLHLFSSPPAIRAAS from the coding sequence ATGAGCGAGACCGAGTATGTCGTCCTCCTGGACGACTGGGGCAATGAGATCGGAACGGCACCGAAGGCGAGTGTGCACGGCACCGACACGGCTCTTCACCTGGCGTTCTCCTGCCACGTCGTCAACGCCGACGGTCAGGTGCTCGTCACGCGTCGCGCGCTCGACAAGAAGACCTGGCCGGGCGTCTGGACGAATTCGTTCTGCGGCCATCCGGGTCCCGCCGAGCCCGTCCTGCAGGCCGTTCACCGTCGCGCCGCCTTCGAGGTCGGACTCACGATCTCCGACGTGGAGCTCGCCCTTCCGCTCTTCCGCTATCGCGCGGTCGACGCCAGCGGCATCGTCGAGCACGAGATCTGCCCGGTGTACGTCGCCCGTACCCACGAAGAGCCGCGGCTGAACCCGTCCGAGGTCGCGGAATCGCGCTGGGTCGACCCCGCCGACCTCGCCGCCGCGCTGGAGGCCACGCCGTGGGCCTTCAGCCCGTGGCTCGTTCTCCAGGCACAGCAGCTTCACCTGTTCTCGTCCCCACCGGCCATCCGGGCGGCCTCATGA